One stretch of Variovorax sp. 54 DNA includes these proteins:
- the cobT gene encoding nicotinate-nucleotide--dimethylbenzimidazole phosphoribosyltransferase — translation MTDTDLIPSVPDIADAALAARLQAALDNKTKPVGALGRLEALALRIGTILGTEQPVLDAPQMLVCAGDHGLAARGVSAYPSDVTWQMVENFLAGGAAVSVLARQHGLALTVVDCGVRRDFQPRPGLVSRRIGAGTADASAGPAMTPEQCAQAIANGREVVRALPGNALLLGEMGIGNSSSAALLLSRLAGLDIGLCTGAGTGLDADGLARKREVLREVLALHAGATAPLEALAAFGGFEVATLVGAVLQAAQERRVIVVDGFIASAAVLVAQAIRPQVTQRCVAAHSSAEPGHTLLLKYLGLEPLLNLDLRLGEGSGGALAWPLLESACRILREMASFESAGVSRQQ, via the coding sequence ATGACCGACACCGACCTGATTCCCTCCGTTCCAGACATTGCCGACGCCGCACTCGCGGCGCGTCTGCAGGCCGCGCTCGACAACAAGACCAAGCCGGTCGGCGCGCTGGGCCGCCTCGAAGCGCTGGCGTTGCGCATCGGCACCATCCTCGGCACCGAGCAGCCCGTGCTCGACGCGCCGCAGATGCTCGTGTGCGCGGGCGACCACGGGCTGGCGGCGCGCGGCGTGTCGGCCTATCCGAGCGACGTGACCTGGCAGATGGTCGAGAACTTCCTGGCCGGCGGCGCGGCGGTCAGCGTGCTGGCGCGCCAGCATGGCTTGGCTCTCACTGTGGTCGATTGCGGCGTGCGGCGCGACTTCCAGCCGCGCCCCGGTCTGGTGTCGCGGCGCATCGGCGCCGGCACGGCCGACGCGTCGGCTGGCCCCGCCATGACGCCCGAACAGTGCGCCCAGGCCATCGCCAACGGCCGCGAGGTCGTGCGCGCGCTGCCGGGCAACGCGCTGCTGCTCGGCGAAATGGGCATCGGCAACAGCTCGTCCGCGGCGCTGCTGTTGTCGCGTCTGGCCGGGCTGGACATCGGCCTGTGCACCGGCGCCGGCACGGGGCTCGACGCCGACGGCCTCGCACGCAAGCGCGAGGTGCTGCGCGAAGTGCTCGCCCTGCACGCGGGCGCAACCGCGCCGCTCGAGGCACTGGCCGCGTTCGGCGGCTTCGAGGTGGCGACGCTGGTCGGCGCGGTGCTGCAGGCGGCGCAGGAGCGGCGCGTGATCGTGGTCGATGGCTTCATCGCCAGCGCCGCCGTGCTGGTCGCGCAGGCAATCCGCCCGCAGGTGACGCAGCGCTGCGTGGCGGCGCACAGTTCGGCCGAGCCGGGGCACACGCTGCTCCTGAAGTACCTCGGGCTCGAGCCGCTGCTGAACCTCGACCTGCGCCTGGGCGAAGGCTCGGGCGGTGCGCTGGCGTGGCCTCTGCTCGAATCGGCCTGCCGCATCCTGCGCGAGATGGCGAGCTTCGAATCGGCGGGCGTGTCGCGCCAGCAATGA
- a CDS encoding adenosylcobinamide-GDP ribazoletransferase: protein MNGVRHFLLAVQFFTRVPVTGKLAAWVGFSPQMLRAAAAHLPAIGWIAGGVAAAVFVAVGAGLPGVGGAFAAAVLSTVATVMLTGAFHEDGLADVADGLGGSASRERALEIMKDSRIGAFGAVALVLALGLKFGLLAALAARGLDVVAVSIVGAHVLSRLAPLFLIRWLPYVGDSSGSKAKPLADAISGGALLVAVLWAAPAVALLLCAHDAVHVGAALVALVLAGGWMARLFVRRLQGFTGDGLGATQQVCELAIYLALAWKA from the coding sequence ATGAACGGCGTGCGCCACTTCCTGCTGGCCGTCCAGTTCTTCACCCGCGTGCCGGTGACGGGAAAACTCGCCGCCTGGGTCGGCTTCAGCCCGCAGATGCTCCGCGCTGCCGCGGCGCACCTGCCGGCCATCGGCTGGATCGCGGGCGGTGTGGCTGCAGCCGTGTTCGTCGCTGTGGGCGCCGGCCTGCCGGGCGTCGGCGGGGCCTTTGCGGCGGCCGTGCTGAGCACTGTCGCCACCGTGATGCTCACGGGCGCCTTCCACGAAGACGGCCTGGCCGACGTGGCCGACGGCCTCGGCGGTTCGGCCAGCCGCGAGCGGGCGCTGGAAATCATGAAGGACTCGCGCATCGGCGCCTTCGGCGCGGTCGCGCTGGTGCTGGCGCTGGGCCTGAAATTCGGCCTGCTGGCCGCGCTGGCTGCGCGCGGGCTGGACGTGGTGGCCGTGTCCATCGTCGGCGCGCATGTGCTGTCGCGGCTGGCGCCGCTGTTCCTGATCCGCTGGTTGCCTTATGTGGGCGACAGCAGCGGCAGCAAGGCCAAGCCGCTGGCCGACGCGATCAGCGGCGGTGCGCTGCTCGTCGCCGTGCTCTGGGCCGCGCCTGCCGTGGCGCTGCTGCTGTGCGCGCACGACGCGGTGCATGTGGGCGCGGCGCTCGTGGCGCTGGTGCTGGCCGGGGGCTGGATGGCACGGCTCTTCGTGCGTCGGTTGCAGGGCTTCACGGGCGACGGGCTCGGCGCCACGCAGCAGGTGTGCGAACTGGCGATCTACCTCGCATTGGCGTGGAAGGCATGA
- a CDS encoding histidine phosphatase family protein has protein sequence MSNKGTAQLWLQRHAPVIAPAGLCYGATDLDAHADGTQAAAERIASVLPAGIVLWSSPLRRCAMLADAIAALRPDLSVRRDVRLAEMNFGAWEGRLWSAVAREEFEAWTTRFADAPAGGDGESVRAFMQRVASAHADWLATGADALWVTHAGVLRAVQLLSQGVSCPERADQWPNDAAAFGDWRVVAAPVA, from the coding sequence ATGAGCAACAAGGGCACGGCCCAGCTCTGGCTGCAGCGCCACGCGCCGGTGATCGCGCCGGCGGGCCTGTGCTACGGCGCGACCGACCTCGACGCGCACGCCGACGGTACGCAGGCCGCCGCCGAGCGCATCGCGTCGGTGCTGCCGGCCGGCATCGTGCTGTGGAGTTCGCCGCTGCGGCGTTGCGCCATGCTGGCCGACGCCATTGCTGCGCTACGGCCCGATCTGTCGGTGCGCCGCGATGTGCGGCTGGCCGAAATGAATTTCGGCGCCTGGGAAGGGCGCCTGTGGTCTGCTGTGGCCCGCGAAGAATTCGAAGCGTGGACAACCCGTTTTGCCGACGCCCCGGCCGGCGGCGATGGCGAGAGTGTGCGCGCCTTCATGCAGCGCGTGGCTTCAGCCCATGCCGACTGGCTGGCGACCGGCGCCGATGCGCTGTGGGTCACGCATGCCGGCGTGCTGCGGGCGGTGCAGCTGCTGTCGCAGGGTGTGTCGTGCCCCGAGCGGGCGGATCAATGGCCCAACGACGCGGCGGCTTTCGGCGACTGGCGCGTGGTCGCGGCGCCGGTCGCCTGA
- a CDS encoding Ivy family c-type lysozyme inhibitor, which yields MTTTTIFKKTTPAALLLLAALCSAGTAWSRDGVLPPETMALYGGRWSTNCADAAAPTLQVREDMLIAERGKRRVVGRQPDTAHSFFGNQPPPPNFDVALISRVGKGDNATMNFLVFREARGQSITLKADKPVIGQLGPELMKQRYWRCDGPARAATPPTEPVATAKPPAPATGSPAALARGPAMDKAWRAALGTRETEPWLVRREGPAPEPQWVTVDGTRYLLHAFCKPHDCHDHNAIALYDQGSGRLYGLVQRNGQNQLVGGPSPQFAGQLDRLWREQWRAKN from the coding sequence ATGACAACAACGACGATTTTCAAGAAGACAACGCCCGCCGCGCTCCTCCTGCTCGCAGCGCTGTGCAGCGCGGGCACCGCCTGGTCGCGCGACGGCGTGCTGCCGCCGGAGACGATGGCGCTCTACGGCGGGCGCTGGTCCACCAACTGCGCCGACGCAGCGGCACCAACGCTGCAGGTGCGCGAAGACATGCTGATCGCCGAGCGCGGCAAGCGCCGCGTCGTGGGCCGCCAGCCGGACACGGCGCACAGCTTCTTCGGCAACCAGCCGCCCCCGCCGAACTTCGACGTGGCGCTGATCAGCCGCGTGGGCAAGGGCGACAACGCGACGATGAATTTCCTGGTCTTTCGCGAAGCGCGCGGCCAGTCGATCACGCTGAAGGCCGACAAGCCGGTCATCGGCCAGCTGGGCCCGGAGCTGATGAAGCAGCGCTACTGGCGATGCGACGGCCCGGCTCGCGCCGCGACGCCGCCCACCGAACCTGTTGCCACGGCCAAGCCGCCGGCACCGGCGACGGGCAGCCCGGCCGCCCTCGCCCGGGGCCCGGCGATGGACAAGGCCTGGCGCGCCGCACTGGGCACGCGCGAGACCGAACCGTGGCTGGTGCGCCGCGAAGGCCCGGCGCCCGAGCCGCAATGGGTGACAGTGGACGGCACGCGCTATCTGCTGCACGCCTTCTGCAAGCCGCACGACTGCCACGACCACAACGCCATCGCGCTCTACGACCAGGGCTCGGGCCGGCTCTACGGCCTGGTGCAGCGCAACGGGCAGAACCAGCTCGTGGGCGGGCCTTCGCCGCAGTTCGCGGGGCAGCTCGACCGGCTCTGGCGCGAGCAGTGGCGCGCCAAGAACTGA
- the nth gene encoding endonuclease III, which yields MKKTDIPLFFATLQAANPEPRTELEYTTPFELLAAVLLSAQATDVGVNKATRRLYPVANTPQAILDLGVEGLESYIKTIGLYRSKAKHLIEACRMLVELHGGEVPRTRAELEALPGVGRKTANVVLNVAFGEETIAVDTHIFRIGNRTGLAPGKTPLDVELKLEKRIPPEFRLHAHHWLILHGRYVCVARKPRCWECAVSTFCSFKPKTPAPKTA from the coding sequence ATGAAAAAAACCGACATCCCCCTCTTCTTTGCAACCCTGCAGGCCGCCAACCCCGAGCCGCGCACGGAGCTCGAATACACCACGCCCTTCGAGCTGCTGGCCGCGGTGCTGCTGTCGGCGCAGGCCACTGACGTGGGCGTGAACAAGGCGACGCGCCGGCTCTATCCGGTGGCGAACACGCCGCAGGCGATCCTCGACCTCGGGGTCGAAGGGCTGGAGTCGTACATCAAGACGATCGGGCTGTATCGCAGCAAGGCCAAGCACCTGATCGAGGCCTGCCGGATGCTGGTCGAGCTGCACGGCGGCGAGGTGCCGCGCACGCGCGCCGAGCTCGAGGCGCTGCCGGGCGTCGGGCGCAAGACGGCGAACGTGGTGCTCAACGTGGCCTTCGGCGAGGAGACCATCGCGGTCGATACGCACATCTTCCGCATCGGCAACCGCACCGGGCTTGCGCCCGGCAAGACGCCGCTGGATGTGGAACTCAAGCTCGAAAAGCGCATCCCACCCGAATTCCGCCTGCACGCGCACCACTGGCTGATCCTGCACGGGCGCTATGTCTGCGTGGCGCGCAAGCCGCGCTGCTGGGAATGCGCGGTCTCCACCTTCTGCTCGTTCAAGCCCAAGACGCCGGCGCCCAAGACCGCCTGA
- a CDS encoding type II toxin-antitoxin system HipA family toxin, with amino-acid sequence MAHPALDIWMNGEYVGAWFWTRTGVPALRYDDAWLRSPNVRALSLSLPIPHGEKELRGPAVENYFDNLLPDSDRIRERLRRRFRTASIEAADLLAAIGRDCIGAVQLLPAGQAPEPFDRVDSEALTEDRVAQLLRNVTSDPVLGQRSDTDDDFRISIAGAQEKTALLRIGDQWHRPHGATPTTHILKLPLGLVGNMRADMTHSVENEWLCARLMTAFGFDVAPTAIGRFGDQKVLVVERFDRRWMDQGRWIARLPQEDFCQANGLPAAIKYESDGGPGIRQCLSLLAGSSDARKDKATFARVQLAFWLLAATDGHAKNYSIFLRRGGGYDMTPLYDMLSMWPIIGHGPNLVSAHKARLAMALRGKNAHYTLQSIQTRHWHALAAQSGVPDAFDTLCSLVAHAPLALQQVEQELPPDFPEPVWRAVEAGVRAQCVRFEAGLDQAQNSTKTP; translated from the coding sequence ATGGCCCATCCCGCGCTCGACATCTGGATGAACGGCGAGTACGTCGGCGCCTGGTTCTGGACACGAACCGGCGTGCCGGCCCTGCGCTACGACGACGCGTGGCTGCGCTCGCCCAACGTGCGCGCGCTGTCGCTGTCGCTGCCGATCCCGCACGGCGAGAAGGAACTGCGGGGTCCCGCGGTCGAGAACTACTTCGACAACCTCCTGCCCGACAGCGACCGCATCCGCGAACGTCTGCGCCGGCGTTTTCGCACGGCCAGCATCGAAGCCGCCGACCTGCTCGCGGCCATCGGGCGCGACTGCATCGGGGCCGTGCAGTTACTCCCTGCCGGCCAGGCACCAGAGCCCTTCGACCGCGTCGACAGTGAAGCCCTGACCGAAGACCGCGTGGCGCAGTTGCTGCGCAATGTCACGAGCGACCCGGTGCTTGGACAACGCAGCGATACCGACGACGACTTTCGCATCTCGATCGCGGGCGCACAGGAAAAGACAGCGCTGCTGCGCATCGGCGACCAATGGCACCGTCCGCACGGCGCCACGCCGACCACGCACATCCTCAAACTGCCGCTCGGGCTGGTCGGCAACATGCGCGCAGACATGACGCACTCCGTGGAGAACGAGTGGCTCTGTGCGCGCCTGATGACGGCCTTCGGCTTCGACGTGGCCCCGACCGCCATCGGCCGTTTCGGCGACCAGAAGGTGCTGGTGGTCGAGCGTTTCGACCGTCGCTGGATGGACCAGGGCCGCTGGATCGCACGCCTGCCGCAAGAAGACTTCTGCCAGGCCAACGGACTGCCTGCGGCAATCAAGTACGAAAGCGACGGCGGACCGGGCATCCGACAGTGCCTGTCGCTGCTTGCGGGCAGCAGCGATGCGCGCAAGGACAAGGCCACCTTTGCACGCGTGCAGCTCGCGTTCTGGCTGCTGGCCGCGACGGACGGGCACGCCAAGAACTACTCGATCTTCCTGCGCCGAGGGGGCGGCTACGACATGACGCCGCTGTACGACATGCTGTCGATGTGGCCCATCATCGGCCACGGGCCCAACCTCGTGTCCGCGCACAAGGCGCGCCTTGCGATGGCCCTGCGCGGCAAGAACGCCCACTACACGCTGCAGAGCATCCAGACGCGGCACTGGCACGCGCTCGCAGCCCAATCGGGCGTGCCCGATGCCTTCGACACCTTGTGCAGCCTCGTCGCACATGCGCCGCTCGCCTTGCAGCAGGTCGAGCAGGAACTGCCGCCGGACTTCCCCGAGCCGGTCTGGCGCGCCGTCGAGGCGGGCGTGCGGGCGCAATGCGTGCGCTTCGAAGCCGGCCTCGACCAGGCACAGAATTCCACGAAGACCCCATGA
- a CDS encoding helix-turn-helix domain-containing protein, which yields MDSLIHSPAQLSAHLKSLRKARRLTQAQLGALIGVGQARVADIEKNPGAVNVAQLLEVLHALDTRLLLTSADKTSPSAAPGAADW from the coding sequence ATGGACTCCCTCATACATTCCCCGGCCCAGCTTTCCGCGCACCTGAAGTCGCTGCGCAAGGCCCGCCGGCTGACACAGGCGCAGCTCGGCGCGCTGATCGGCGTCGGCCAGGCCCGCGTGGCCGACATCGAAAAGAACCCGGGCGCGGTCAACGTGGCCCAACTGCTCGAAGTGCTGCATGCGCTCGACACGCGCCTGCTGCTGACCTCCGCCGACAAGACCTCCCCCAGCGCCGCACCGGGCGCCGCCGACTGGTAG
- a CDS encoding aminotransferase-like domain-containing protein — protein MQFASRLDNVETSAIRELFKLLGKPGIISFAGGFPDSAMFDVEGLKEASQKALTEEAGAALQYGATEGYEPLRHQLSDFMKPKGVDVDPSGLIVTTGSQQALDLLGKTMISPGDKVIVEGPTFLATIQCFRLYGAQLISAPIDANGVKTDELEKLIAEHKPKFVYLIPTFGNPSGAMLTLERRKKVLELAVKYQTLIVEDDPYGDLYFGEAPPPSIMSLSKDVPGSRELLAHCGSLSKVLSPGLRIGWMIAPPELLAKATMCKQFSDAHTSTFAQATAAQYLKSGRMPGTLAHVREVYGQRAQAMGAALTRELGDAVSFTQPNGGLFFWARLTGANGKLADANELAKRAIEKLVAFVPGAPFFAEKPDVATLRLSFATADIAKIEEGVKRLGQAL, from the coding sequence ATGCAATTCGCCTCCCGCCTCGACAACGTCGAAACCTCCGCCATCCGCGAACTCTTCAAGCTGCTGGGCAAGCCCGGCATCATCAGTTTTGCGGGCGGTTTTCCCGACAGCGCCATGTTCGACGTCGAGGGCCTGAAGGAGGCGAGCCAGAAAGCGCTCACCGAAGAGGCCGGCGCGGCCCTGCAGTACGGCGCCACCGAAGGCTACGAGCCGCTGCGCCACCAGCTCTCCGATTTCATGAAGCCCAAGGGCGTCGATGTCGACCCCAGCGGCCTGATCGTCACCACCGGCAGCCAGCAGGCGCTCGACCTGCTGGGCAAGACCATGATCTCGCCCGGCGACAAGGTGATCGTCGAAGGCCCGACCTTCCTGGCGACCATCCAGTGCTTCCGCCTGTACGGCGCGCAGCTCATCAGCGCGCCCATCGACGCCAACGGCGTGAAGACCGACGAGCTCGAAAAGCTCATCGCCGAGCACAAGCCCAAGTTCGTCTACCTGATCCCGACCTTCGGCAACCCCAGCGGCGCGATGCTGACGCTGGAGCGTCGCAAGAAGGTGCTCGAGCTGGCCGTGAAGTACCAGACGCTGATCGTCGAGGACGACCCCTACGGCGACCTGTACTTCGGCGAAGCGCCGCCGCCGTCGATCATGTCGCTCAGCAAGGACGTGCCCGGCAGTCGCGAGCTGCTGGCGCACTGCGGCAGCCTGAGCAAGGTGCTGAGCCCGGGCCTGCGCATCGGCTGGATGATCGCGCCGCCCGAGTTGCTGGCCAAGGCGACGATGTGCAAGCAGTTCAGCGACGCCCATACCAGCACGTTCGCGCAGGCCACGGCCGCGCAGTACCTCAAGAGCGGCCGCATGCCCGGCACGCTGGCGCATGTGCGCGAGGTTTACGGCCAACGCGCCCAGGCCATGGGCGCGGCGCTGACGCGCGAGCTGGGCGATGCGGTGAGCTTCACGCAGCCCAACGGCGGCCTGTTCTTCTGGGCCCGCCTCACGGGCGCCAACGGCAAGCTGGCCGATGCCAACGAGCTGGCCAAGCGTGCGATCGAGAAGCTGGTGGCCTTCGTGCCCGGCGCGCCGTTCTTCGCCGAGAAGCCCGATGTGGCGACCTTGCGCCTGAGTTTTGCGACGGCCGACATCGCGAAGATCGAAGAAGGCGTGAAGCGCCTCGGCCAGGCCCTGTAA
- a CDS encoding DUF6172 family protein — MRKTFQLQVEGKHPDRHLEAVKHEIRKYIKRERRRDLPEGADFWDFDCKFGTAQESAETTHLTAITGLIDGVVKEGGKQFYIEILAKPGKRQPRPAGAPEHTENDDEE; from the coding sequence ATGAGAAAAACCTTCCAGCTTCAGGTCGAGGGCAAGCACCCCGACCGTCACCTCGAAGCCGTCAAGCACGAGATCCGCAAGTACATCAAGCGCGAGCGCCGCCGCGACCTGCCTGAAGGCGCCGACTTCTGGGACTTCGACTGCAAGTTCGGCACCGCCCAGGAATCCGCCGAAACCACCCACCTCACGGCCATCACCGGCCTCATCGACGGTGTGGTGAAAGAGGGCGGCAAGCAGTTCTACATCGAGATCCTGGCCAAGCCCGGCAAGCGCCAGCCGCGGCCCGCAGGCGCGCCCGAGCACACCGAGAACGACGACGAGGAATAA
- a CDS encoding Ldh family oxidoreductase, which yields MTDAAPLYRADALRDYASALLQKAGLAASMADSVARTLVEGDLLGHDTHGLALLAGYVKEIESGGMTRDGAPEVLSDRPAAVLWDGKRLPGPWLMDQGMDLLVPRARELGTASLVIRRSHHIACLAVYMLRALQEDMLMLLACSDPNTASVAPFGGTQAVFTPNPLAMGFPLSQGGVMVDISASITTNGMSNRKRAAGETFAEEWLIDASGQPSNNPQVLFDQPPGTLLPVGGLSHGHKGYGMALLVETLTAGLAGHGRADPPEGWGATVHLTLHDLNAFGGKEAFLRQMDHVAAKCRDNTPVDPARPVRLPGEGGLKRREAQSANGVRLHPSIARSLQEAEQRHGLRLAQALII from the coding sequence ATGACAGACGCCGCCCCGCTCTACCGCGCCGACGCGCTGCGCGACTACGCCAGCGCCCTGCTGCAGAAAGCGGGCCTCGCGGCCTCGATGGCCGACAGCGTGGCACGCACGCTGGTCGAAGGCGACCTGCTGGGCCATGACACGCACGGCCTTGCGCTGCTCGCCGGCTACGTGAAAGAAATCGAATCGGGCGGCATGACCCGCGACGGCGCGCCAGAGGTGCTGTCCGACCGCCCCGCCGCCGTGCTGTGGGACGGCAAGCGCCTGCCCGGCCCCTGGCTCATGGACCAGGGCATGGACCTGCTGGTGCCGCGTGCGCGCGAACTGGGCACCGCCTCGCTCGTGATCCGTCGCAGCCACCACATCGCCTGCCTCGCGGTCTACATGCTGCGTGCGCTGCAGGAAGACATGCTGATGCTGCTGGCCTGCTCCGACCCCAACACCGCCAGCGTCGCGCCCTTCGGCGGCACGCAGGCCGTGTTCACGCCGAATCCGCTGGCGATGGGCTTTCCGCTGTCTCAGGGCGGCGTGATGGTCGACATCTCGGCCTCGATCACCACCAACGGCATGAGCAACCGCAAGCGCGCGGCCGGCGAGACCTTCGCCGAAGAGTGGCTGATCGACGCATCGGGCCAGCCGTCGAACAACCCGCAGGTGCTGTTCGACCAGCCCCCGGGCACGCTGCTGCCCGTGGGCGGCCTGAGCCATGGCCACAAGGGTTACGGCATGGCGCTCTTGGTCGAGACGCTCACGGCCGGCCTCGCAGGCCACGGCCGCGCCGACCCGCCCGAAGGCTGGGGCGCGACGGTGCACCTCACGCTGCACGACCTGAACGCCTTCGGCGGCAAGGAGGCCTTCCTGCGCCAGATGGACCACGTGGCCGCGAAATGCCGCGACAACACGCCCGTCGACCCGGCCAGGCCTGTGCGGCTGCCGGGTGAAGGCGGGTTGAAGCGTCGGGAAGCGCAATCGGCGAACGGGGTGCGGCTGCACCCGTCGATTGCGCGCTCGCTGCAGGAGGCGGAGCAGCGGCATGGCCTGCGGCTGGCGCAGGCGCTGATCATCTGA
- the serB gene encoding phosphoserine phosphatase SerB, with translation MSATEFSPGLVLQRVKPPLRLADFKLIAFDMDSTLINIECIDEIADAVGKKAEVAAITEATMRGEIKDFKESLRRRVALLQGVPVAALQQVYDERLQLNPGATELVAACKAAGLKVLLVSGGFTFFANRVKDRLGIDFARSNLLDEADGQLTGQVVTQSWGDICDGAEKRRTLLEVASLMGISPQETIAVGDGANDLPMMGEAGLSVAYHAKPKVREKAMVAINEGGLDRVLEIMK, from the coding sequence ATGAGCGCTACAGAATTTTCCCCCGGCCTCGTCCTCCAGCGCGTGAAGCCGCCGCTGCGGCTCGCCGACTTCAAGCTGATCGCGTTCGACATGGACTCGACGCTCATCAACATCGAATGCATCGACGAGATCGCCGATGCCGTCGGCAAGAAGGCCGAGGTGGCCGCGATCACCGAGGCCACGATGCGCGGCGAGATCAAGGACTTCAAGGAAAGCCTGCGCCGCCGCGTGGCGCTGCTGCAGGGCGTGCCCGTAGCCGCGCTGCAGCAGGTGTACGACGAGCGCCTGCAGCTCAACCCGGGCGCCACCGAACTGGTCGCGGCCTGCAAGGCGGCGGGCCTCAAGGTGCTGCTGGTGTCGGGCGGCTTCACCTTCTTCGCGAACCGCGTGAAGGACCGACTGGGCATCGACTTCGCACGCTCCAACCTGCTCGATGAGGCCGATGGCCAGCTCACCGGCCAGGTCGTGACGCAAAGCTGGGGCGACATCTGCGACGGCGCCGAAAAGCGCCGCACGCTGCTCGAAGTGGCGTCGCTCATGGGCATCTCGCCGCAGGAGACCATCGCCGTGGGCGACGGCGCCAACGACCTGCCGATGATGGGCGAGGCCGGGCTTTCGGTGGCCTATCACGCCAAGCCGAAGGTGCGCGAGAAGGCCATGGTGGCGATCAACGAAGGCGGGCTCGACCGCGTGCTGGAGATCATGAAATGA